The following nucleotide sequence is from Streptomyces sp. NBC_00239.
GACTCCTTGGTGAGGTGGGTGGGCTCGTCCGGATCCGGGGGGCTTGGCCGGCCCGGGAGGGCTGGGCCGACGCGGCCCGCGGCATGTCCGCCAGACACCCCCTAGTCGCCGTGACGGTTCTGCCGCTGCGCTGCCGGGGGTGTGTCAACGGTCATCGGGCGAGCTCTCCTTCGCGATGCGGGCCGTCGGCGGCTGCGCGCGGTACCGGTGAAAGGGGAACAAAAGGCAGGGAAGTTCCCCGGATCCGCCAAGATCCTGGGGAACAGTAACGGCCGGTACCCCCGGCCAACGCGGCGAGTTCGCCGTCATTACCTCGATGCAGTGATCTTGTCCCGGGTGAGGTTTGCCCCGTCAACCGTCGGTATTCGGACCTGGTCACGGGCGTGCCCCGGAGCGTCGGTCCCCGTACGAATCCGGCCCCGCCCGTCGGCGGCAATCGCCTGGCCTGGTCCCGGGCTCGGTGCGGCGCGGCGTGCGCGGCCCGGCCCGCGGCCGGGCCCGGGCGGGATCATGGCCGGATGTCCCGCCCCGGGGCGCGGAGCGGCTGCCGGATCAGGCCGGCGGGATCAGCAGGGCCGCGGCCGAGCGGGCCCGTTCCAGGGCCGCCGCGCGGTCCGCGCCGGGCTGGCCGGGGCGCGCGGGCCCAGGGACAGGTACAGCTCGAGGAACAGGGCGAGCTTGCGGGGTGCGGCGCCCCGGGGCCCGGCATCTCCACACCCGGCCTCCCGGCCTCACCTTCCCGTCAGCGGTGGCCCGGACGTCACGGGAGCCGACGGGAGCCGTTGGATGGCGACCATCGCGGCGTCGTCGCCGAGCGTTCCGCCCGCGGCGTGCGTGATCAGATCGTCGTGGAGGCGGGCGAGCAGGTGGTGCGGACCGGCTCCGTCCCAGCGGCCGACCCGCTCCGCCAGCGGGTAGAAGACCCCGGCGTCGTCGCGGGCCTCCAGCACGCCGTCCGTGTAGAGGAGAACGATGTCACCGGGCGCGAAGGCGAACACTTCCGCGACGGGACGGGCATCGGCGAGGGACCCCAGTCCCAGCGGCGGCGCCGGATGCGCCACGTCCAGGGACGCGACGCGGCCACCGCGCACCAGCAGCGGCGGCGGATGGCCGCAGGTCACCAGGTGCAGGACCGACTCGTGGTCGGGGATGTCGAGCACCGTCGCGGTGACGAAGCTCTCGCCCGCGTCACCGGGGCCCGGACGCGACCCGTCCGGGTATTCCAGGGCCGGCGTCACCGCGGTCTCCAGATATGCCGCGAGCCCCGCCAAGGCGCCCTCCTGGTGTGCGGCCGCCCGGAAGGCCCCGAGGACGAGCGCGGCGTCACCGACCGCGTCCAGGCCCTTGCCGCGCACGTCCCCGATGATCAGCCGGGTGCCCTCGGGGGGTGCGGGCCGCCGCGTACAGGTCCCCTCCGATCTGCGCCTCCGCCTCCGCCTCGGCCGCGAGGTACAGCGAGGCGATGCGCAGCGGACCGAGCCGCTCGGGGAGCGGGCCGGAATGCGGGCGGCCCGCCCGGGTAGGCGCACGGCGTGCCCGCAGACCGACCCACCGAAGGAAGTGAGCGACGTGCGCATCGCGTTCCTGACCGCGCCCGAGGGCGTGGAGGAGATCGAACTGACCGCGCCCTGGAACGCGGTCGAGAAGAGCGGCTGGACCGCGCAGCTGGTCTCGACCGAGCCCGGACGGGTGCAGGCGTTCAAGCACTTCGACAAGGCCGGCACCCATCCCGTCGATCACGTACTCGCCGGTGACACCTCGGACGCCTTCGACGCGCTCGTACT
It contains:
- a CDS encoding PP2C family protein-serine/threonine phosphatase, with the translated sequence MRGKGLDAVGDAALVLGAFRAAAHQEGALAGLAAYLETAVTPALEYPDGSRPGPGDAGESFVTATVLDIPDHESVLHLVTCGHPPPLLVRGGRVASLDVAHPAPPLGLGSLADARPVAEVFAFAPGDIVLLYTDGVLEARDDAGVFYPLAERVGRWDGAGPHHLLARLHDDLITHAAGGTLGDDAAMVAIQRLPSAPVTSGPPLTGR